One window of the Runella slithyformis DSM 19594 genome contains the following:
- a CDS encoding metallophosphoesterase family protein translates to MRKIYAICLIFSLLLSPVAFSQKAQKVKFGLFTDVHVPTMHDAKERITAFMDSMKTAKPDFIIELGDFGTPAPKYAYGFDLWKAYPGLKYQVIGNHEMDGGYSLKQALDYRGMPSSYYSFENNGFYFIVLDGNDKKTPDVKGYQQYMGETQLAWLKGELDKAKMPIIIFSHQGLGKDGVDNAADIRAMLEAHNKKAGKNKVIVNFYGHIHYDRADEINGIWYVCINSMSYKWLGEEYGHVRYSEQVDKDFKWIKYTTPYKDPLYTVIEISTKGTITIAGKKSEWVGPPPEKVGFPVQNPEYEVPEIRARTLKFKP, encoded by the coding sequence AAAAGCACAAAAGGTAAAGTTCGGTCTCTTTACGGACGTGCACGTGCCGACCATGCACGACGCCAAAGAGCGTATCACGGCGTTTATGGACAGCATGAAAACGGCCAAGCCCGATTTTATCATTGAACTCGGTGACTTCGGTACGCCGGCTCCCAAATACGCCTATGGGTTTGACCTATGGAAAGCGTACCCGGGCCTTAAATACCAAGTCATCGGCAACCACGAAATGGACGGCGGCTACTCATTAAAACAGGCCCTCGACTACCGAGGAATGCCTTCGTCCTATTATTCCTTTGAAAACAATGGCTTCTATTTCATCGTGTTGGACGGCAACGACAAAAAAACGCCCGATGTAAAAGGCTATCAACAATACATGGGCGAAACACAATTGGCGTGGCTGAAAGGGGAACTGGACAAGGCCAAAATGCCCATCATTATCTTTTCCCACCAAGGATTAGGGAAAGACGGGGTGGACAATGCTGCCGATATTCGGGCCATGCTGGAAGCGCACAATAAGAAAGCCGGAAAGAATAAAGTTATTGTCAACTTCTACGGCCACATTCACTACGACCGGGCGGACGAGATCAACGGCATTTGGTACGTTTGCATCAATTCGATGTCGTACAAATGGCTGGGGGAAGAATACGGGCACGTTCGCTACAGCGAGCAGGTGGATAAGGACTTCAAATGGATCAAATACACAACTCCTTACAAAGATCCGCTGTATACCGTGATTGAAATCTCGACCAAAGGAACCATCACCATTGCCGGCAAAAAATCGGAATGGGTCGGGCCGCCGCCCGAAAAGGTGGGGTTTCCCGTACAGAACCCTGAATACGAAGTGCCCGAGATCAGAGCACGAACCCTGAAATTTAAACCGTAG